The Streptomyces nitrosporeus genome includes a window with the following:
- a CDS encoding TetR/AcrR family transcriptional regulator encodes MTSERRTGRRAPAGAAVLREDVTDAIRAAVFDELAAVGFARMSIEGIARRAGVGKTAVYRRWKSKLHLVLDLVAAVAVQGMPAPATGSLYGDVRAVLELAAYALRHPVASQVIPDLLVEAARSPEIAEAIKAALLDQQQGVAAVVVRAAVERGELPEGSDPDRALDLIVGPLYWRLAVVRSGLPKGYLDDLAASAVRALKS; translated from the coding sequence ATGACCAGCGAACGACGAACGGGCCGCCGGGCCCCGGCGGGTGCCGCGGTGCTGCGCGAGGACGTGACCGACGCGATCCGCGCGGCGGTCTTCGACGAGCTGGCCGCGGTGGGCTTCGCACGGATGTCGATCGAGGGCATCGCCCGGAGGGCCGGGGTCGGCAAGACGGCCGTCTACCGCCGCTGGAAGTCCAAGCTGCACCTCGTCCTGGACCTGGTCGCGGCCGTCGCCGTCCAGGGCATGCCGGCCCCGGCGACGGGATCGCTGTACGGGGACGTACGGGCGGTGCTGGAGCTCGCCGCCTACGCCCTGCGGCATCCGGTGGCCTCACAGGTCATCCCCGACCTGCTGGTCGAGGCGGCACGCAGCCCGGAGATCGCCGAAGCGATCAAGGCGGCTCTGCTGGACCAGCAGCAGGGGGTCGCCGCCGTCGTCGTGCGGGCGGCGGTGGAGCGCGGTGAACTGCCCGAGGGCAGCGATCCGGACCGGGCGCTGGATCTGATCGTCGGGCCGCTGTACTGGCGCCTGGCCGTGGTCCGGAGCGGGCTGCCGAAGGGGTACCTGGACGACCTGGCGGCCTCGGCGGTCCGGGCGCTCAAGAGCTGA
- a CDS encoding CDP-glycerol glycerophosphotransferase family protein, producing the protein MKPLLSVVVPVYNVEEYLEECLGSLAAQSLKALEVVVVDDGSTDGSRSLAEAFAARDGRFRCVHQPNAGLSAARNTGVAHTTPGVPYLAFADSDDVVVHDAYARLVGSLESTGSDLATGNVWRLTGRDGPRQAWQYRWLTADRLRTHISRDPRLLADRVAWNKVFRRSFWDRHAFAFPVGKLYEDAPVMIPAHYLAGSVDVLRAHVYGWRVREGSITRRRTDVRGVRDRIAACERISAFLADRDAGQRLLYDVSCLRDDFVYFLEGLPMGSPAYREAFMADAGAFLDRFLDRAGRGALEALPAEARIRWQLVHERKLDDLLAVLEFERANGTGTFTVAGPPGRRRAVHPGLVPDSAGVRLGRGDLPAVARVVDTSVGPDGRFTLRGYAYIRNLPATAARHSLKAALVRETGGRRMRPVAVRTVRSVRATADSGQERHCYDHAGFELVLDPARLGPGSWLVGMVVAGHGTVRRAALRAVEAAAAQPLVHDLAGGLRAVLGHRDGRLELTVTRPPALAVAHDGGQDTLTLTVRLRPDAFRPTALLLTRDGCPDRTVPVGRAQGPGGEDGDLLTVRVPLAELAAPAPTPMPVSPADRPRGPWRAALLAEGDRVLPLAAAPDLPHPVCADPEGRLVVEVAGGPVVDHAEPAPGGGLRITGTLPGQGADPFVLRHTTLDESVTVPVEPLPPGRFAAVITAPPRPGDWELSADGRPVRVLTALAPRLPLDAPGATGLPGPSAPSAPSGFTAPSGISSPSDPSVPSLPPAPSLPSAPSLPFRIGRRFGDRLAVHADGPLDDEERGAYRQARLRTVHHPAQRRLPLRDTVLFTGDGSPRAVHAELVRRATGATHLWVTDGSLADAARVPPAAVPVVAGSAAWYEALARSRRIVAAGPLPGWFERRPGQTVVQTWHGSPLGRFGLDLTGTLYADHQHLATLAHRSAQWSVLVSPSTFATPWLRRALAYDGEVLEAGSPADDLLFAPDREETAERVRRRLGVPDGHRVVLYAPTYRDQLALQPGALPEGASPLHRFESALDLDALARSLGPRTALLVRRHPRVTGSVPKGAAVRDVSGHPDTTELLLIADVLVTDYAGLVFDFALTGRPMLFHTHDLEHYRDTVRGFCLDFEARAPGPLLVTTEEVALALDRIGESAALHSDAYDSFRRDFCDLDDGGAAARVVDRLLREDGTSPAPRPLARTRTRTGATGPDTGA; encoded by the coding sequence ATGAAACCACTCCTCAGCGTCGTCGTCCCGGTGTACAACGTCGAGGAGTATCTGGAGGAGTGCCTCGGCTCCCTGGCCGCCCAGTCGCTGAAGGCCCTGGAGGTCGTCGTCGTCGACGACGGTTCGACCGACGGCAGCCGGTCGCTCGCCGAGGCGTTCGCCGCCCGGGACGGCCGGTTCCGCTGTGTCCACCAGCCCAACGCGGGCCTGAGCGCGGCCCGTAACACCGGGGTCGCCCACACCACTCCCGGTGTGCCCTACCTGGCGTTCGCGGACAGCGACGACGTCGTCGTCCACGACGCGTACGCGCGGCTGGTGGGCTCCCTGGAGTCCACCGGCTCCGACCTGGCCACGGGCAACGTGTGGCGGCTGACCGGGCGGGACGGCCCGCGGCAGGCCTGGCAGTACCGGTGGCTGACCGCCGACCGGCTCCGCACCCACATCAGCCGCGACCCCCGGCTGCTGGCCGACCGGGTCGCCTGGAACAAGGTGTTCCGGCGTTCCTTCTGGGACCGGCACGCGTTCGCCTTCCCGGTCGGCAAGCTCTACGAGGACGCCCCCGTGATGATCCCGGCGCACTATCTCGCCGGTTCGGTGGACGTCCTGCGCGCCCATGTCTACGGCTGGCGGGTCCGGGAGGGCTCGATCACCCGCCGCCGTACGGACGTCCGGGGCGTACGGGACCGCATCGCGGCCTGCGAACGGATCAGCGCGTTCCTCGCGGACCGGGACGCCGGCCAGCGGCTGCTGTACGACGTCTCCTGCCTGCGCGACGACTTCGTGTACTTCCTGGAAGGGCTGCCGATGGGCTCCCCCGCCTACCGGGAGGCGTTCATGGCGGACGCGGGCGCCTTCCTGGACCGTTTCCTGGACCGTGCGGGACGAGGCGCCCTGGAGGCGCTGCCCGCCGAGGCGCGTATCCGGTGGCAACTGGTGCACGAGCGCAAACTGGACGACCTGCTGGCCGTCCTGGAGTTCGAACGGGCCAACGGCACGGGGACGTTCACCGTCGCCGGGCCGCCGGGCCGCCGCCGTGCGGTGCACCCGGGTCTCGTACCGGACTCCGCCGGGGTGCGGCTGGGCCGGGGGGACCTCCCCGCGGTGGCCCGGGTGGTGGACACCTCCGTCGGCCCGGACGGGCGGTTCACGCTGCGCGGGTACGCGTACATCCGCAACCTCCCGGCCACCGCGGCCCGCCATTCGCTGAAGGCGGCGCTGGTACGTGAGACGGGGGGCAGGCGGATGCGGCCGGTGGCCGTGCGGACGGTCCGGTCGGTCCGGGCCACCGCCGACTCCGGGCAGGAACGCCACTGCTACGACCACGCCGGTTTCGAGCTGGTCCTCGACCCGGCGCGGCTGGGACCGGGCAGCTGGCTGGTGGGCATGGTGGTGGCCGGCCACGGCACCGTACGGCGGGCGGCCCTGCGCGCGGTGGAGGCCGCGGCCGCGCAGCCCCTGGTCCACGACCTGGCCGGCGGGTTGCGCGCGGTGCTCGGCCACCGGGACGGCCGGCTCGAACTGACGGTCACCCGGCCGCCGGCACTGGCCGTGGCGCACGACGGCGGGCAGGACACGCTGACGCTGACGGTCCGGCTCCGTCCGGACGCCTTCCGGCCGACGGCCCTGCTGCTGACCCGCGACGGCTGCCCCGACCGCACCGTTCCCGTGGGACGGGCACAGGGTCCCGGCGGCGAGGACGGAGACCTCCTCACGGTCCGTGTCCCTCTCGCCGAACTCGCCGCGCCCGCGCCCACGCCCATGCCCGTGTCACCGGCGGACCGGCCGCGAGGCCCGTGGCGGGCGGCACTGCTGGCCGAGGGCGACCGTGTCCTGCCCCTGGCGGCCGCCCCGGACCTGCCGCACCCGGTGTGCGCGGACCCGGAGGGGCGCCTGGTGGTCGAGGTGGCCGGCGGGCCGGTCGTGGACCATGCCGAGCCCGCCCCCGGTGGCGGGCTGCGCATCACCGGCACCCTCCCCGGGCAGGGTGCCGACCCCTTCGTACTGCGGCACACCACTCTGGACGAGAGCGTCACCGTCCCGGTCGAACCACTGCCCCCGGGCCGTTTCGCGGCGGTCATCACCGCCCCGCCCCGCCCCGGTGACTGGGAGCTGTCCGCGGACGGCCGCCCGGTGCGCGTCCTCACCGCGCTCGCCCCCCGCCTCCCCCTGGACGCCCCGGGCGCCACCGGCCTCCCTGGTCCCTCCGCCCCCTCCGCCCCCTCCGGCTTCACTGCCCCCTCCGGTATCTCCAGCCCCTCTGATCCCTCCGTGCCCTCCCTGCCCCCCGCTCCCTCCCTTCCCTCCGCTCCCTCCCTTCCCTTCCGGATCGGCCGGCGGTTCGGCGACCGGCTGGCCGTACACGCCGACGGACCGCTCGACGACGAGGAGCGGGGCGCCTACCGCCAGGCCCGGCTGCGTACCGTCCACCACCCGGCGCAGCGCCGGCTCCCGCTGCGGGACACGGTCCTGTTCACCGGTGACGGGTCACCGCGCGCGGTGCACGCCGAGCTCGTCCGCCGCGCCACCGGTGCCACCCACCTCTGGGTCACCGACGGCTCCCTCGCGGACGCGGCCCGGGTGCCACCGGCCGCGGTGCCCGTCGTCGCGGGCAGTGCCGCCTGGTACGAGGCCCTGGCACGGTCCCGCCGCATCGTCGCCGCGGGACCGCTGCCCGGGTGGTTCGAGCGCCGCCCGGGGCAGACGGTCGTACAGACCTGGCACGGCTCCCCGCTCGGCCGGTTCGGCCTGGACCTCACCGGCACCCTGTACGCCGACCACCAGCACCTCGCGACCCTGGCCCACCGCTCGGCGCAGTGGTCGGTCCTGGTTTCCCCCAGTACCTTCGCCACCCCGTGGCTGCGCCGTGCGCTGGCCTACGACGGCGAGGTGCTGGAAGCCGGTTCGCCGGCCGACGACCTGCTGTTCGCCCCGGACCGTGAGGAGACCGCGGAGCGGGTACGGCGGCGGCTCGGCGTCCCGGACGGCCACCGGGTGGTGCTGTACGCGCCGACGTACCGCGACCAGCTCGCCCTCCAGCCCGGCGCCCTGCCCGAGGGGGCGTCCCCGCTCCACCGGTTCGAGTCCGCGCTCGACCTGGACGCGCTGGCCCGTTCGCTCGGTCCGCGTACCGCCCTGCTGGTGCGGCGGCACCCGCGCGTGACGGGAAGCGTGCCAAAGGGCGCGGCCGTGCGGGACGTCTCGGGGCATCCGGACACCACGGAACTGCTGCTGATCGCCGATGTGCTGGTCACCGACTACGCCGGGCTGGTGTTCGACTTCGCGCTCACGGGCCGCCCGATGCTCTTCCACACCCACGACCTGGAGCACTACCGGGACACCGTGCGGGGCTTCTGCCTGGACTTCGAGGCCCGTGCGCCGGGCCCGCTGCTGGTGACCACCGAGGAGGTCGCCCTCGCCCTGGACCGCATCGGGGAGTCGGCCGCCCTGCACTCCGACGCCTACGACAGCTTCCGGCGGGACTTCTGCGACCTCGACGACGGCGGGGCGGCGGCCCGGGTCGTGGACCGGCTGCTGCGGGAGGACGGCACCTCCCCGGCACCCCGGCCCCTGGCACGGACCCGGACACGGACCGGCGCCACCGGCCCTGACACCGGGGCGTGA